Proteins encoded by one window of Kribbella flavida DSM 17836:
- a CDS encoding helix-turn-helix transcriptional regulator, producing MFGSPRHNDSSPPRPIKVAVAAEQVLIAGAITTLLRSEQGIEVVADLMCGDETGRSPADMTVVTGDPSVLGKLHHSAGADVSHPVVAIAGAVPHHVVLGAIRQGCRAIVSDVAVDIELAQAVRAVAGGGVFLSPMMAGPLLDWLAAQLPIDQAPLLDAKLLLTGREQEVLKLLGAGRTNAGIAGVLVISEATVRTHVYRIQTKLGLQSRTEAVILGYQFRLGAAA from the coding sequence ATGTTCGGCAGTCCACGCCACAATGATTCGAGCCCGCCCCGGCCCATCAAGGTTGCGGTCGCCGCCGAGCAGGTGCTGATCGCCGGAGCGATCACCACGCTGCTGCGGTCCGAGCAGGGGATCGAGGTCGTCGCCGACTTGATGTGCGGCGATGAGACCGGTCGTTCCCCGGCCGACATGACTGTCGTCACCGGGGATCCGTCCGTTCTCGGCAAGCTGCACCACTCGGCCGGCGCCGACGTGTCCCACCCGGTGGTCGCGATCGCCGGTGCGGTGCCGCATCACGTCGTACTGGGCGCGATCCGGCAGGGATGCCGAGCGATCGTCAGCGACGTCGCCGTGGACATCGAACTGGCGCAGGCGGTCAGGGCCGTGGCCGGAGGTGGCGTCTTCCTGTCCCCGATGATGGCCGGACCGCTGCTGGACTGGCTGGCCGCCCAGCTGCCGATCGATCAGGCGCCGTTGCTGGACGCCAAGCTGCTGCTCACCGGCCGGGAGCAGGAAGTGCTGAAGCTGCTCGGGGCCGGGCGGACCAATGCCGGCATCGCGGGTGTGCTGGTGATCTCCGAGGCGACGGTCCGCACCCACGTCTACCGGATCCAGACCAAGCTCGGCCTGCAGAGCCGGACCGAGGCGGTCATTCTGGGTTACCAGTTCCGGCTCGGCGCGGCAGCCTGA
- a CDS encoding helix-turn-helix domain-containing protein, with the protein MRATQSYLGSRLRTLRMQKGLSQKALAGDVVTPSYISLLEAGERMPTLDVILHLARALETTPAELLGDDYRDVFAPNSTATASGSSAVAGQLYARSLVDLGDYAGAREVLERELAQARSRNTGDEILELSLELSRVLAAAGDHSARLALLDEMLAADSTTVPAIRIPVAIDRASTLRELGRFGQSREAAEELLSDDVLGDAALRHERVRLLGVLVSVLCELGELEDVERLTEELRTEAAATGQNAIIGRAHWLTGMALVRLDRRDEAVEELKRAGSLLQFGSMPMLDWLRFCRSTASILLSAGDPESALAWLTTAEAAAGVTDLTSERMALVRVRAEYELAAGNPSEAASLYGQVTEGPEPLTGLPLITALRGQAEALRQSGDIPAAIEVLRRAARLYEDSDSYRQASAVWREIDELRA; encoded by the coding sequence ATGAGAGCAACACAGTCGTACCTCGGGAGTCGGCTACGCACGCTGCGGATGCAGAAGGGGCTCTCACAGAAGGCGCTGGCGGGTGACGTCGTCACCCCGAGCTACATCTCGCTGCTCGAGGCGGGGGAGCGGATGCCCACGCTCGACGTCATCCTGCACCTGGCCCGTGCCCTCGAGACGACTCCGGCCGAGTTGCTCGGCGACGACTACCGGGACGTGTTCGCGCCCAATTCCACGGCGACGGCCTCCGGTTCGAGTGCGGTGGCTGGGCAGCTGTATGCCCGCAGTCTGGTGGATCTCGGCGACTACGCCGGCGCCCGCGAGGTGCTCGAGCGGGAGCTGGCGCAGGCCAGGAGCCGGAACACCGGCGACGAGATCCTCGAGCTCAGCCTGGAGCTCAGCCGCGTTCTGGCCGCCGCGGGCGATCATTCTGCCCGGCTCGCGCTGCTCGACGAGATGCTCGCCGCCGACAGCACAACGGTGCCCGCGATCAGGATCCCGGTGGCGATCGACCGGGCCTCGACCTTGCGGGAGCTCGGCCGCTTCGGCCAGTCCCGCGAAGCCGCGGAGGAGCTGTTGTCCGATGATGTGCTCGGCGATGCCGCTCTGCGGCACGAGCGGGTGCGGCTGCTCGGTGTCCTGGTCTCGGTCCTGTGCGAGCTCGGCGAGCTCGAGGACGTCGAGCGGCTGACCGAGGAGCTGCGGACCGAGGCTGCGGCGACCGGTCAGAACGCGATCATCGGGCGAGCGCACTGGCTCACCGGGATGGCGCTGGTCCGCCTCGATCGCCGGGACGAGGCGGTCGAAGAACTCAAGCGCGCCGGCTCGTTGCTGCAGTTCGGATCGATGCCGATGCTGGACTGGCTGCGCTTCTGCCGGTCGACGGCTTCGATCCTGCTGTCGGCCGGTGATCCGGAGTCTGCGCTGGCGTGGTTGACGACCGCAGAGGCAGCAGCCGGAGTGACTGACCTGACCTCGGAGCGGATGGCCCTGGTCCGGGTGCGAGCAGAGTACGAGCTGGCCGCCGGCAACCCGTCCGAAGCCGCGTCGCTCTACGGGCAAGTCACCGAGGGACCGGAGCCGCTCACCGGACTGCCACTGATCACTGCCCTGCGTGGGCAGGCGGAAGCGCTCCGCCAGTCCGGCGACATCCCGGCGGCCATCGAGGTGCTCCGCCGTGCGGCCCGGCTGTACGAGGACAGCGACAGCTACCGGCAGGCCTCCGCCGTTTGGCGGGAGATCGACGAACTGCGGGCCTGA
- a CDS encoding GNAT family N-acetyltransferase encodes MTIEVHPVDASRWADLEELFGGSGGYDGCWCMFWRLPNKELNANGPEANRQALHDLVHTGAQVGLVAYVGGAPAGWCSTGPRPGYARIERTKALKPDDPTDPRIWSIPCFYVGKEHRGRGVARALLDAAVARAAEAGATMLEGYPVANPKGAGAALSTGTVDLFTAAGFTVGGDQPASGRRVVTRRAL; translated from the coding sequence ATGACCATCGAAGTACACCCCGTCGACGCATCCCGGTGGGCCGATCTGGAGGAGCTGTTCGGCGGCTCGGGCGGCTACGACGGGTGCTGGTGCATGTTCTGGCGCCTGCCGAACAAGGAGCTCAACGCGAACGGGCCGGAGGCCAACCGGCAGGCCCTGCACGACCTCGTGCACACCGGCGCCCAGGTCGGGCTGGTCGCCTACGTCGGCGGCGCTCCGGCAGGCTGGTGCTCGACCGGTCCCCGGCCCGGATACGCACGGATCGAACGGACCAAGGCCCTGAAGCCGGACGACCCGACCGACCCGCGGATCTGGTCGATCCCCTGCTTCTACGTCGGCAAGGAGCACCGCGGCCGCGGGGTCGCCCGGGCTCTGCTCGACGCAGCCGTGGCACGCGCTGCCGAAGCCGGGGCGACCATGCTCGAGGGATATCCCGTCGCGAACCCGAAGGGTGCCGGTGCCGCACTGTCGACCGGCACGGTGGACCTGTTCACCGCGGCCGGGTTCACGGTCGGCGGCGACCAGCCGGCGTCCGGCCGCAGAGTGGTGACCAGACGCGCGCTCTGA
- a CDS encoding condensation domain-containing protein: MTIVKSGIDYSHISWCGGRRMTQLTGPLADLSPSRRAALLARLRAGEPGPDSDIPRTDPSQVEAPLTAAQRSLWFVEQLNPGTPTYNLPQYLRLRGPLDVEALRRALGRVVERHEALRSLLLERDSGPIQLILPRVLVDVVVHDVAGRAVDDVLVEADRVYGRSPLPLDRPPLWRAGLYRIAPDEHVFVFVVHHAIFDGLSFAVFDRDLAAFYAEERGGAPARLSSLPARYSDYARWQVGRLSDERLRALKDFWRNELGDAETADLPTDRPRPAKPTGAGAVAAGRVPAEVCAAVRELSRQRRTTVFVVCLAAFWVLLHRRTGARDVIVGSSTAGRNHAAVANSIGYFVNVVALRGRFADRLTFAELVDRATRCITDTLAHGDLGFEEVVRAVVPERGSGRSPLFQVSFAVGGGQAGPPLAGLEVEPLMMHHGTARFDMAWGLTFGAHADVGVEYSTELFDREHIEGLIEQYGEILAELAGSPQAPVSDDAT, translated from the coding sequence ATGACTATAGTAAAGTCCGGTATTGATTATAGTCATATCTCCTGGTGTGGAGGTCGACGGATGACGCAGTTGACCGGACCGTTGGCAGACCTGTCACCGAGTCGCCGCGCCGCGCTGCTGGCGCGGTTGCGGGCCGGCGAGCCAGGTCCCGACAGTGACATTCCTCGGACCGACCCGTCCCAGGTCGAGGCGCCGCTGACTGCGGCGCAGCGCAGTCTGTGGTTCGTCGAGCAGCTCAACCCCGGGACGCCGACGTACAACCTGCCGCAGTACCTGCGGCTGCGGGGACCGCTGGATGTCGAGGCGCTCCGTCGGGCGTTGGGTCGGGTGGTCGAGCGGCACGAGGCACTACGGAGTCTGCTCCTCGAGCGTGACAGCGGACCGATTCAGCTGATCCTTCCGCGGGTGCTGGTCGACGTCGTGGTCCACGATGTTGCCGGTCGGGCTGTCGACGACGTGCTGGTCGAGGCCGACCGGGTCTACGGCAGGTCGCCGTTGCCGCTGGATCGGCCGCCGTTGTGGCGTGCGGGTCTCTATCGGATCGCACCGGACGAGCACGTGTTCGTCTTCGTGGTCCACCACGCGATCTTCGACGGTCTGTCCTTCGCCGTCTTCGACCGTGACCTCGCGGCCTTCTACGCCGAAGAGCGCGGCGGGGCGCCGGCCAGGCTGTCGAGCCTTCCCGCGCGGTACTCCGACTATGCGCGCTGGCAGGTCGGGCGGCTCTCCGACGAGCGGCTGCGGGCCCTGAAGGACTTCTGGCGCAACGAGCTCGGGGACGCCGAAACTGCGGACCTGCCGACCGACCGGCCGCGGCCGGCCAAGCCGACGGGCGCCGGCGCGGTGGCTGCCGGCCGCGTCCCGGCCGAGGTGTGCGCTGCGGTACGGGAGTTGTCGAGGCAGCGTCGAACGACGGTCTTCGTGGTCTGCCTGGCAGCGTTCTGGGTGCTGCTGCATCGGCGGACCGGAGCGAGGGACGTCATCGTCGGTTCGTCGACGGCGGGCCGGAACCACGCGGCGGTGGCGAACTCGATCGGCTACTTCGTGAACGTGGTAGCGCTGCGCGGCAGGTTCGCGGACCGGCTGACCTTCGCCGAACTGGTCGACCGGGCCACCCGCTGCATCACCGACACGCTGGCCCACGGCGACCTGGGGTTCGAAGAGGTCGTGCGAGCGGTCGTGCCGGAGCGGGGCAGTGGCCGCTCGCCGCTGTTCCAGGTGTCCTTCGCGGTCGGCGGCGGGCAGGCCGGACCGCCGCTGGCCGGGCTGGAAGTGGAACCGCTGATGATGCACCACGGCACTGCGCGCTTCGACATGGCCTGGGGACTCACCTTCGGTGCGCATGCTGACGTGGGCGTCGAGTACAGTACGGAACTTTTCGACCGGGAGCACATCGAGGGCCTGATCGAGCAGTACGGCGAAATTCTTGCTGAGCTGGCGGGATCGCCACAGGCTCCGGTGTCGGATGACGCCACGTGA
- a CDS encoding amino acid adenylation domain-containing protein: protein MESNATDSAPRATTLSERKQKLLAELRRRREHRPERPTRLHRLRSGEGAPVVLVHPVGGQVFSYIELVGDLRSGRPAYALEADEGLSSEAGTPLEELAANYWHRLEAAGIQPGVLAGWSFGGVLAYEMVRQGPRVPLVLIDSMPRPAMYDGMTRTEAQYLEGFFHDLLRSAGDPADLGSLPPETWTYPADVAIAMAEAALTAGGSRLDQSATELLQRYRVHRNATWALDRYTPEPADVPVRLIRAARWDGPNATDAWRALVGDENLVSIDVDADHYGILRSPAVEAVRTVVDCVAQDRPLPPRVPGAVEPVVTAGPVTPTAEHPEITLVVRQTAAGEVEGRLDFDQDRCDETTARALIEKYLASTQDAGPEALPHTLVGEIAVDHPDAVALRWTDGELTYRELVTAADTLASRLGGAQRVAVCHRRTSDLYIAILAVLRSGAAYVPIDPGSSEDRRNFVLADSGAQVLLCDVGAAERWTLPDGCRLESITVEPGPDPVQSRPVDATDLAYVMYTSGSTGVPKGVAMPHGPLVNLLRWQRARSGCGLGDRTLQFSAVTFDASFQEIFATWTTGGTLVLASDEVRQDPRRLLSLLEEQRINRLFLPFVGLRLIADAAEHTGRTPTHLREVITAGEQLRITPTVRAFFRTTGATLDNQYGPTESHVVTAELLDGDQDSWPELPLIGAAIDRAVVEVCDSSGEPVRTGETGELHLSGPVLADGYIGRPDLTDEVFVRRPGGRRTYRTGDIGRMHEDRRIEYLGRADNQVKISGCRVEPAEVECALCGIDAVADAVVLPRRDDGGHQTVLVGYLVGKPGRELDARNVREQLAAAVPAHLVPQQLLVLPAFPLGSTGKVDRLALAAMPLTSAAAESPASADVDEEDAVVAIGRLWQELLGRSPEPQDSFFELGGNSLSLALLAMRLEQRFGVPVQLPDLFAHNTLEAQVGLMERLFLAELARFSEDDTSRTLTEILEP from the coding sequence ATGGAATCGAACGCGACTGACAGCGCACCGCGCGCGACGACCCTGTCCGAACGCAAGCAGAAGCTGCTCGCCGAGCTCCGCCGCCGCCGGGAGCACCGGCCGGAGCGGCCCACCCGGTTGCACCGGCTCCGGTCCGGCGAGGGGGCGCCCGTGGTGCTCGTCCATCCGGTCGGTGGCCAGGTGTTCAGCTACATCGAACTGGTCGGCGACCTGCGGTCCGGTCGTCCTGCCTACGCCCTCGAGGCCGACGAGGGGCTGAGCAGCGAAGCCGGTACGCCGCTGGAAGAGCTGGCGGCGAACTACTGGCACCGGCTGGAGGCCGCCGGCATCCAGCCCGGTGTCCTGGCCGGCTGGTCCTTCGGCGGCGTCCTGGCCTACGAGATGGTACGGCAGGGACCGCGCGTACCCCTCGTTCTGATCGACTCGATGCCACGGCCGGCGATGTACGACGGGATGACGCGCACCGAGGCGCAGTACCTGGAGGGATTCTTCCACGACCTGTTGCGCTCGGCCGGTGATCCGGCCGATCTCGGAAGTCTGCCGCCGGAGACGTGGACCTACCCGGCTGACGTCGCGATCGCGATGGCGGAGGCCGCGTTGACAGCGGGTGGCAGTCGTCTTGATCAGTCGGCCACCGAGCTGCTCCAGCGCTACCGGGTGCACCGCAACGCGACCTGGGCACTCGACAGGTACACCCCGGAACCGGCAGACGTCCCGGTGCGCCTGATCCGGGCCGCGCGCTGGGACGGGCCGAACGCGACCGACGCGTGGCGAGCGCTGGTCGGCGACGAGAACCTGGTGTCGATCGATGTCGACGCCGATCACTACGGCATCCTCCGCAGTCCGGCGGTCGAGGCGGTCCGGACCGTCGTCGACTGTGTCGCCCAGGACCGGCCTCTTCCCCCGCGGGTGCCCGGCGCTGTCGAACCGGTTGTCACCGCAGGCCCGGTCACGCCGACCGCCGAGCATCCCGAGATCACGCTGGTCGTGCGGCAGACGGCGGCCGGCGAGGTCGAGGGGCGCCTCGACTTCGACCAGGACCGGTGCGACGAGACGACGGCGCGGGCGCTGATCGAGAAGTACCTGGCGAGCACCCAGGACGCCGGCCCCGAGGCGCTCCCGCACACGCTGGTCGGCGAGATCGCAGTGGACCATCCTGACGCAGTCGCCCTGCGCTGGACCGACGGCGAGCTGACGTACCGCGAGTTGGTGACCGCCGCGGACACACTCGCGAGCCGGCTGGGCGGCGCGCAACGGGTCGCCGTGTGCCACCGCCGGACCAGCGATCTGTACATCGCCATCCTCGCAGTGCTTCGATCCGGCGCGGCGTACGTGCCGATCGATCCCGGGTCCTCGGAGGACCGCCGGAACTTCGTCCTCGCCGACAGCGGCGCGCAGGTACTGCTCTGCGACGTCGGTGCGGCGGAGCGCTGGACCCTGCCCGACGGCTGCCGCCTGGAATCCATCACCGTCGAGCCCGGACCGGACCCGGTGCAGAGTCGGCCGGTCGACGCCACCGATCTGGCCTACGTGATGTACACGTCCGGCTCGACCGGCGTGCCGAAAGGCGTGGCGATGCCCCACGGTCCGCTCGTCAACCTTCTGCGCTGGCAGCGCGCCCGCTCGGGGTGTGGGCTCGGCGACCGCACCCTGCAGTTCTCCGCAGTCACGTTCGACGCTTCGTTCCAGGAGATCTTCGCGACCTGGACAACCGGCGGCACCTTGGTGCTGGCGTCCGACGAGGTGCGGCAGGATCCACGCCGGCTGCTGAGCCTTCTCGAGGAGCAGCGGATCAACCGGTTGTTCCTGCCGTTCGTCGGCCTGCGACTGATCGCGGACGCCGCGGAGCACACCGGCCGTACGCCGACGCACCTGCGTGAGGTCATCACCGCCGGCGAGCAGCTGCGCATCACGCCGACCGTGCGGGCGTTCTTCCGCACGACCGGCGCGACTCTCGACAACCAGTACGGTCCGACCGAGAGCCACGTGGTGACCGCCGAGCTGCTCGACGGCGACCAGGACAGCTGGCCCGAACTGCCGCTCATCGGCGCCGCGATCGACCGTGCGGTCGTGGAGGTCTGCGACTCGTCGGGTGAGCCGGTCCGCACCGGCGAGACCGGTGAGCTCCACCTGTCCGGACCGGTGCTGGCCGACGGCTACATCGGTCGCCCGGACCTCACGGACGAGGTGTTCGTACGCCGGCCCGGCGGGCGTCGGACGTACCGCACCGGCGACATCGGCCGGATGCACGAGGACCGCCGCATCGAGTACCTGGGCCGGGCCGACAACCAGGTGAAGATCAGCGGGTGCCGGGTCGAACCGGCAGAAGTCGAGTGCGCTCTGTGCGGCATCGACGCAGTCGCCGACGCGGTGGTGCTGCCTCGGCGTGACGACGGCGGTCACCAGACCGTCCTGGTGGGTTATCTGGTGGGCAAGCCCGGCCGCGAGCTCGATGCGCGGAACGTGCGCGAGCAGCTGGCGGCCGCCGTACCGGCGCACCTGGTGCCGCAGCAGCTGCTGGTCCTGCCGGCCTTTCCCCTCGGCAGCACCGGCAAGGTCGACCGGCTCGCGCTCGCCGCGATGCCGCTGACTTCTGCGGCGGCCGAGTCCCCGGCCTCGGCGGACGTCGACGAGGAGGACGCCGTGGTCGCGATCGGCAGGCTCTGGCAGGAACTCCTGGGCCGCTCCCCCGAACCGCAGGACAGCTTCTTCGAGCTGGGCGGCAACTCGCTGAGCCTCGCGCTGCTGGCGATGCGGCTGGAGCAGCGGTTCGGCGTGCCCGTCCAGCTACCGGACCTGTTTGCCCACAACACTCTCGAGGCACAGGTCGGCCTGATGGAGCGACTGTTCCTCGCCGAGCTGGCACGATTCTCCGAGGACGACACCAGCCGTACCCTGACCGAGATCCTCGAACCCTGA
- a CDS encoding non-ribosomal peptide synthetase — MTAADSCRVCPLTLDERQPRCFRCTSTGPGDKSRGHRPYDVCVLMRRPEVAMAESLTYPIRPRQSAVWLAEQLAEVTGVWNSSRSVRVTGRFDTELLDEAAQHVAARYEELGLGFHDADGRPAARRKRRPVIPVRVVEADDDWTGQSAYDACAPFDLDSGPLARLTAYRLGPEDHVLVLTVHAVAIESSAVQSVLADVGHTYKALSEGRDLGLVLPRRGGTEPEAKDGADVLQYWLQRLSSATSVATWPCDQPAGGWRVGTGDAVRSALPRELVSGAESLADELDVPWPTILLAGLRVLLYRHTRQADLLIGIPPGAELTACSPDTLLPARLDLAGDPAFRDAVMAEATGHSADRSRTGLSLSLLSRALRPESDLLSNSLVQVTFSVAASSPEGTWGGLAAETVEVPVRRSEFELDVQLSVVDGIAQLSWRFSDSVLDVATVEALAARFTVLLVDALRDATQPVSTIELLTAADRRHLAEVEGWNVALRRPKSLGEQIGVWVGSTPDAVAVRHDDSQQTYAELAAVSDAVAGNLAGLQLPPETPIGLLLPRAVELPAVIWGVLKAGHICVPLDPEHPVDRVRYVLSDAGVALVVTAGEGRLDLPEVKHLDVSELVVPPAERAVRPPVHPDALAYLLYTSGSTGRPKGVGVTHGGLANNLWATRELMRVGHGQRLLAVTTISFDIAMLELFLALVSGGETVIASRAEARDGQALIAAFDRWQPDIVQATPLTWQMLFLCGWSGAPELTVSCGGDVVPPMLAARLTACTKSFWHTYGPTETTMYTACQPIQPGNQPGILPLGRPLPRTWLRILDADLRPVPPGVVGELCIGGAGVARGYVGRPALTARQFVPDLDVPGTRIYRSGDLARWRSDGRLELHGRNDRQVKIRGHRIEPGEIEAVLASHADVELAAVDVTGQADARRIVAYLQLRHGTRPARLRQEIRTLAADRLPAVMVPSAFGIVDPMPVQVNGKIDRAALSRLRPPQPDISESDLTDPDEAWVVGAWARVLENDQIGGGDFFALGGNLARAALVRHLARCELGLDLRLRTFLDASTSTALAQRLRQARAAGPAAPTGSIRWLTDASAESALVVVASDEPGRDLAERLAGDAQRPVGMLDPAVDDPVAVLASRSADVLVATGDGAGAALALRDELAQRAGLTLPVLVVGGPAPAIPPRTGPIAYAALDEPVEWLEQWRTAGQVMVARLPAHVDVPRRLAALAAAVE, encoded by the coding sequence TTGACAGCAGCGGATAGTTGCAGAGTTTGTCCGCTCACCCTCGATGAAAGGCAGCCCCGATGTTTCCGATGCACATCGACTGGCCCTGGTGACAAATCCCGCGGCCACCGGCCGTACGACGTCTGTGTCCTGATGCGGCGCCCGGAGGTGGCCATGGCCGAGTCCTTGACGTACCCGATCCGGCCCAGGCAGTCCGCCGTCTGGCTGGCCGAACAGCTGGCCGAGGTGACCGGAGTCTGGAACAGCAGCCGATCAGTGCGCGTGACCGGCCGCTTCGACACCGAGCTTCTGGACGAGGCCGCCCAGCACGTGGCAGCCCGTTACGAGGAGTTGGGGCTCGGGTTCCACGACGCCGACGGTCGTCCGGCGGCCCGCCGGAAGCGCAGGCCCGTGATCCCGGTGCGGGTGGTCGAGGCGGACGACGACTGGACCGGGCAGTCGGCGTACGACGCCTGCGCACCCTTCGACCTCGACTCCGGTCCGCTGGCTCGGCTGACGGCGTACCGGTTGGGACCGGAGGACCATGTGCTGGTCCTGACCGTGCACGCGGTCGCCATCGAGTCATCAGCCGTGCAGTCCGTTCTCGCTGACGTCGGACACACCTACAAGGCCCTCAGCGAGGGCCGGGATCTGGGCCTCGTCCTGCCGCGGCGGGGCGGTACGGAGCCTGAGGCGAAGGACGGAGCCGACGTCCTGCAGTACTGGCTCCAGCGGCTCTCGAGCGCAACGTCCGTCGCGACCTGGCCTTGTGACCAGCCGGCGGGGGGATGGCGGGTCGGGACAGGCGATGCGGTGCGGAGCGCTCTGCCGCGAGAGCTGGTCAGCGGGGCCGAGTCGCTCGCCGACGAACTCGATGTGCCGTGGCCGACGATCCTGCTGGCCGGTTTGCGCGTGCTGCTGTACCGGCACACGCGGCAGGCGGACCTGTTGATCGGCATCCCGCCCGGGGCGGAGCTGACTGCCTGCTCACCTGACACCCTGCTTCCGGCCAGGCTCGACCTGGCCGGCGATCCGGCCTTCCGTGACGCCGTCATGGCCGAGGCCACGGGACATTCGGCCGACCGATCCCGAACGGGTCTGTCGTTGTCCTTGCTGTCCCGCGCACTGCGGCCGGAGTCGGACCTGCTGTCCAACTCGCTCGTGCAGGTGACGTTCTCGGTCGCCGCATCCTCGCCCGAAGGAACGTGGGGTGGCCTCGCCGCGGAGACCGTCGAGGTCCCGGTACGGCGCTCCGAGTTCGAGCTCGACGTCCAACTTTCGGTGGTCGACGGGATCGCGCAGCTCAGCTGGAGATTCTCGGACAGCGTTCTGGACGTCGCGACGGTTGAAGCACTCGCGGCCCGCTTCACCGTGCTGCTGGTCGATGCGCTCCGCGACGCGACCCAGCCTGTCTCCACCATCGAACTGCTCACTGCGGCGGACCGCCGCCACCTCGCCGAGGTCGAAGGGTGGAACGTCGCGCTGCGGCGCCCGAAGTCGCTGGGCGAACAGATCGGGGTGTGGGTCGGCTCCACGCCTGACGCCGTCGCCGTCCGGCATGACGACTCGCAGCAGACGTATGCGGAGCTGGCCGCCGTCAGTGACGCGGTGGCCGGCAACCTCGCAGGTCTCCAGCTGCCGCCCGAGACACCGATAGGACTGCTGCTGCCTCGGGCAGTGGAGCTGCCGGCGGTGATCTGGGGCGTGCTGAAGGCAGGTCACATCTGCGTGCCGCTGGACCCCGAGCACCCGGTCGATCGTGTCCGTTACGTGCTCAGCGATGCCGGCGTAGCGCTGGTCGTGACCGCCGGCGAAGGCCGGCTCGACTTGCCCGAGGTCAAGCACCTGGACGTCTCCGAGCTCGTCGTACCGCCGGCTGAGCGTGCGGTGCGGCCGCCCGTTCACCCCGACGCCCTCGCCTACCTCCTGTACACCTCCGGGTCGACCGGACGTCCCAAGGGCGTCGGGGTGACGCACGGCGGTCTCGCGAACAATCTGTGGGCCACCCGGGAGCTGATGCGGGTCGGACACGGTCAGCGGCTGCTGGCCGTGACGACGATCTCGTTCGACATCGCCATGCTGGAGCTGTTCCTCGCTCTGGTCTCCGGCGGCGAAACGGTGATCGCGTCCCGCGCCGAGGCGCGCGACGGTCAGGCGTTGATCGCGGCCTTCGACCGATGGCAGCCGGACATCGTTCAGGCGACGCCGTTGACCTGGCAGATGTTGTTCCTGTGCGGCTGGTCCGGGGCGCCCGAGCTGACCGTGTCGTGCGGCGGCGATGTCGTGCCGCCGATGCTGGCGGCGCGACTGACGGCCTGCACGAAGTCGTTCTGGCACACCTACGGGCCGACGGAGACGACGATGTACACCGCCTGCCAGCCGATCCAGCCGGGCAACCAGCCGGGAATCCTTCCACTCGGACGCCCGCTGCCGAGGACCTGGTTGCGGATCCTGGACGCTGACCTGCGGCCGGTGCCGCCGGGCGTCGTCGGCGAGCTCTGCATCGGCGGCGCGGGCGTGGCGCGCGGGTACGTCGGCCGGCCGGCACTGACCGCGCGTCAGTTCGTGCCCGACCTCGACGTGCCCGGCACCCGGATCTACCGATCCGGGGACCTGGCCCGATGGCGGTCGGACGGCCGGCTCGAGCTGCACGGCCGGAACGACCGGCAGGTCAAGATCCGCGGGCACCGGATCGAGCCGGGGGAGATCGAGGCGGTGCTGGCCTCGCACGCCGACGTCGAGCTGGCTGCGGTCGACGTCACCGGCCAGGCCGACGCCCGCCGCATCGTCGCCTACCTGCAGCTGCGGCACGGCACGCGGCCGGCCCGGCTGCGCCAGGAGATCCGGACGCTGGCGGCCGACCGGCTTCCCGCCGTCATGGTCCCCTCGGCGTTCGGCATCGTGGACCCGATGCCCGTGCAGGTGAACGGCAAGATCGATCGGGCCGCGCTGTCGCGGCTGCGGCCGCCCCAGCCGGACATCTCCGAGTCCGATCTCACCGACCCGGACGAGGCCTGGGTGGTCGGCGCCTGGGCACGGGTCCTCGAGAACGACCAGATCGGCGGCGGCGACTTCTTCGCGCTCGGCGGCAATCTCGCCCGGGCAGCTCTGGTGCGGCACCTCGCTCGCTGCGAGCTCGGACTCGATCTTCGGCTTCGCACCTTCTTGGACGCCTCGACCAGCACCGCCCTGGCACAGCGGCTTCGCCAAGCGCGCGCGGCCGGTCCTGCCGCGCCGACCGGATCGATCCGCTGGTTGACCGACGCATCAGCGGAATCCGCGCTGGTGGTTGTCGCCTCCGATGAACCGGGCCGGGACCTGGCCGAACGGCTCGCCGGTGACGCGCAGCGCCCTGTCGGCATGCTCGATCCGGCCGTCGACGACCCGGTGGCCGTCCTGGCGTCGCGTTCGGCGGACGTCCTCGTCGCAACGGGCGACGGTGCCGGGGCCGCGCTGGCCCTGCGCGACGAGCTGGCGCAGCGAGCCGGACTGACCCTGCCGGTCCTCGTCGTCGGCGGACCGGCGCCGGCGATTCCTCCGCGGACCGGACCGATCGCCTACGCAGCTCTCGACGAACCGGTGGAATGGCTGGAGCAATGGCGTACGGCCGGACAGGTCATGGTTGCCCGCCTGCCCGCACACGTCGACGTGCCCCGACGACTTGCTGCCCTCGCGGCAGCCGTGGAGTGA